DNA from Gephyromycinifex aptenodytis:
CTATACCTCCACTATTTTTGCCGGTCTGCTCGGGTTCGCGGTCAGCATGGCGGTTTTGCCGCGGCTGCTGGCTAACAAGCAGGTCGGCGCGGTCACTAACCCTGAAGATGCGCTCCTGCAGCCCTACTTCACGGTCGAGATGGCCCCGGTCTTCAGCGTCATGACAGCCCTGGTCCTCGCCTTCATCCTCGGGGTGGCGATGACGGTCATCGAAGGTAAATCATTGCAGCGTGGACTCATTGAGTTCCGCGCCATCGTCAACATCGTCATCAGCGCGATCATCATCCCGTTGCTGCCGCTGTACATCTTCGGCGTCTTCCTCAACATGACCGCCGCCGGTGAGGTATTCAACGTCATCACTACATTCCTCGGCGTCATCATCATGGTTTTCGTCCTGACCGTGATTCTGTTGCTCATCCAGTACGCCGTGGCCGGAGCGATCGTGCACCGCAACCCGTTCAAGATGCTGGCGACGATGCTGCCCGCCTACGCGACCGCGTTGGGCACCTCTTCTTCGGCCGCCACCATCCCGGTGACGCTGCGCCAGGCCATCGCCTCCGGCGTCTCCACCCCCGTCGCCTCGTTCACCATCCCGTTGTGCGCCACCATTCACCTGGCCGGCTCCACGATGAAGATCACCTGCTTCTCGTTGGCCGTGATGATCCTGTACGGGCTGCCCATCAGCACCCCGACGATCATCGGATTCATCTTCATGCTCGGCATCACAATGGTCGCGGCTCCCGGCGTGCCCGGCGGCGCGATCATGACGGCGGCCGGTCTGCTCAGCACCATGCTGGGCTTCACCGAGCCCCAGGTCGGGTTGATGATCGCCACCTACATCGCCATCGACTCCTTCGGTACCGCCACGAACGTCACCGGCGACGGCGCTATCGCCCACATCGTCGACAAAATCACGGCCCGCTCCAACGCCCGCAACGGCATCGCTGTCGAACAGGACACCCCTGGCACCGCTACCGGCGGCGCCACCGTGGCTGGCTAGCCAGCCCGAACTCGCCTAGCAACGCCCCGGTCGCGACCCTCGCCGCGACCGGGGCGTTCCTCATGAGACGTGCGCGTCCAGGAAACTCAGCATCTGGTTGCGGATCGCCTCGTCCTGGAAGAACTTGGGGTCAGCGTGACCGGTGTCGATGATCGTCAGCTCGGTGGGCACCGAAGCCTTCTGCAGGGCGTCGCGCATGCGTTCGGCCTGCGCGAACGGCGCCGTGCAGTCTTGGCGGCCAGCGAACATGATCATCGCTGGGGACTGCTCGTTGATGTAGGTCAGCGGGCTCGCCGAATCGGCGATCTTGCCGCCCTGCTCGCTGCCGGGGTCGGCGCCGATCAGTTGCCCGTGGGAGGAATCGGCCCCCGTGCGTTCCGGGTCGCATCCCTGTGCCTGTTGGTCCGGGATCCGGCCCCGCAGGTCGTACAGGCCGTAGTACCCGACGACGGCATCGACCTTGCTGTCGGTGGAGGTCTCGCCCAAGGTTCCCTGCACGGTCTCGTCACCGGCGGCCATCGCCACCAGCGAGGACAAGTGCGCCCCCGCGGAGTCTCCGCCGAGCGCAAAGCGCTCCGGGTCCAGGCCGAACTCCGCGGCGTGGGCCTTCAAGTACCGCACCGAGGCTGCGATGTCGTGGGTGGGCGCCGGGAAGGTGTTGGCCGGGGCGAGTCGATAGTTGACGCTGGCGATCGCATACCCGTGCTCCAGCAGCGCCTGCTTCATCTCATCCATATGGATGTCGGTATTCGCCAGGTCCGCTTTCTCACCGGCGCGCCATCCCCCGCCGTGCGCCCACACCAACACCGGGAACGGTCCACTGCCCTGGGGGGTGAAGATGTCTAGTGTGTGTTCGGGCATCCCGTCGTCCACATAGTGGATGTCGAGACGTTCAGGTTGCGGATCGCTCACACCGGCTGCTGCGGTCGTGCTTTCCGGCGACCCGGCGGTCCCGTCGTCCGTTGGAGAGTCCGCGGATTTCGTTGCGGCTCCTGAACATCCGGCACCCAGAACGGCAACAGCCGCGGCCAGCACAAGCAATCTTCTACGCATGTTCTCCCCCTTGTTTCAGGCCTGGATGGCCTTATCCCTGCAGAGAGGGTAACCACCTCTCGGCAGTGCTGGTCCCGTTGCGTGCATGAGCAAACGAGCCCTGTTGGACGAGCGTATAGAGTAAGGGTCGAAGACCTCTGGGGGTGGAGGGAAACGCTCTATTTTGGGGGACCCTGAATGGCTAGTCGGACTACAGCGTCGCCGGGTGCGCGCACCATCACGTCGTTGAGCGAATCGGATGTTGCGGCCGGGATATTGCCACGACTACGGACGATAGTCGACGAAGCACCTGACGCCATCGCCATTGCAGATGACAGCACCGAACTGACCTATGCCGAGCTCGCCGCGCAAGCAGCTACCACCCTGAGCGTGCTGCGACGCGCGTTGGACAGTCTGGAACCGCCACTTACCCCCAAGGGGGCTGCCGAGTTCGGCTCCGGCGAGGTCGTCGGGATGCTCTTTGGTCACACCACTCAGGCCGTAGTGGCCCTACTGGCCGTGCTGGCCTCCGGTCATCCCGTCCTGGTGTTGGATCACCGCACGCCGCCGGCTCGGCTGCGCCAGTTCGTCGAGCGCGCTGGGATGCGCGTCCTCCTGGCCGACAAAGCGCGGCAGCCGATGGCCCGCGAACTATGCCGCCCGGTCATCGTGCCCCCTCGCGACGTTCGACGTACCTCGGCTGATGAGTTGTGGGCGAACATGCCCGACCCGACCTCGGTTGCCGCGTTGGCTTTCACCTCGGGCTCCACGGGGACTCCCAAACCCGTAGCCAACGATCACCGCCTCTTCGTGCGCGATGCGTGGAACAGCTCAATCGCCAGCGGTTGCTACGGCGCCGATGACGTCATCGCACACACCTTGCCGATCGCCTTCCACGCCGGCCTGACCACGACCGTGCACGGGCTGCTCGTGGGAGCCACGATGCGGTTGTACGACGCCCGAGAGCGCGGCATCGAGCCACTGCCCGGTTTCATCGCCGAGCATGCCTGCTCGGTGATGATCACCAGCCCGGGCATTCTGCGCGGTTTCATCGCTTCGGGACCCGACCCCGACCTGCTCACCAGCCTCACATCACTGACCATCGCTGGCGAGACCGCCTACGGTCGCGACGTCGAGGCGGCCCGCAAGATCCTGCCGGAGAACTGTGTACTGCGGAACCGATATGGCTCATCGGAGACGGGGCTCATCGCCGAGTACGTCATCGACAACGCCCACGGTGAACTGGTCGGCCAGTTGCCTGTGGGTCGCGGCGTGGGACGCACCGAATGCACTGTCGTCGATGCTGAAGGCAACCCGGCAGCCCCCGGCGTGACCGGCAGGCTCGAGGTTCGCGCCCCCAACCTGGCCATGGGCTATTGGGGGTTGCCGGAGATCACTGCGGAGTCGTTCACTCAGACTGCGGAGGGCACCTGCGCCTATCGCACCAGCGACCTGGGCCGGATGGATGCGGCCGGGAATGTGACGATCGTGGGCCGGGCGGACCACAGCGTGAAGATCCGCGGATACCTCGTGGACCCGGGCGAGATCGACGCCGCGCTTTTTGCCCTGCCTCAGGTGCGCGAAGCTGTCGTGGTCGGGGCCAAGCATCCGCTGGACGACCGCAATCGCCTCATCGCCTATGTCGTGCCGCGGCGCACCGGCACCGACGCGGACGCAATCCGTTCGGCACTGCGCACTGCGCTCCCGACGCACATGATCCCCGAAGCTGTCGTGTTCTTGACCTCGATCCCCCGCAACGACCGCGGCAAGATCGACCGGCACTCCTTGCCGGAACCGCCGCCACCGGCGCCTGTCGGCGGCGTCGGCGATGTCAGCGAATGGGAAGAGATCGTCGCGCATCACTGGGCCGAAGTTCTCCGGGTGGAGCGGGTAGGCCTCGAGGACGACTTCTTCGCCCTGGGCGGGGACTCCCTGACCGCAGAAGCAATCGTCACTCGGATGATCGAGGACCTCGGGGTCAGCCCAGAGGTCGCCCGCACCGCTACGCTCGCCGAACATCGCACGCTGCGCGCCTTCGCCCGCAGTCTCCAAGGCCACCCGGGCAAACCGCGAACCGCCCTGGTTACTTTGCGTGCGACCGGCTCCAAGACGCCGCTGTTCTGCGTGGCAGGTGGCGGTGGCCTCGGAATCGCCTTCCAGCCCTTGACGGCCCGTATCGACGCTGACCGCCCGGTCTATGCCCTGCAGTCACCGGTCATCGAGAGCCGCGGCCTGCCGGAGATCAGCGTGCGCCAGATGGCGCGGCGGCACGTCGCCGTCATGCGTTCGGTGCAGCCGCACGGCCCGTACAACCTGGCCGGACACTCCTTCGGCGGCATCGTCGCGGTAGAGATGGCGCAGCAGTTGCAGGAAGCAGGCGAGCAGGTCGCTCACTTCATCGTGCTGGATTCCTTCCCGCCCGACCCCAAACAGCATCCGCCGCTGGAGCCGTCCCTGATTCGCGGTCTGCGAATGATCGCGGCGGTCGTCTGGACGGCGACCCGCAACACCTCCGGCGGCATCGGCGCCTACCGCTTCTGGGAACAGTCCCGTTGGCTGGGGCACTGTTACCACGGTCGCTCCTGGGGCGGAAAAACGCTGGTGCTGGTCGCGGACTCGCCCCAACGCGAAGAACGCTCTGCCTGGGACGGGTGCCTGCACGGGCAATGGCGCAAGGTCGATGTGGGTGGTGACCACATCACGATGCTGCGACAGCCGTTCGTCGATGAAGTCGCAGAGCACGTCAACACCTTCCTCGCCAGCGACGAGGTCCCCACCGAAACCGATCAGTCGGCGGCGGGCAGCGACGACACCGACCAGTCTCCCCAGGTGCTTCGATGAGCGGCCGCGCCCACGCACCTGCGCGCAGCGCGGTACCGCCGATGGCAGCTCTGCTGTGTTGGCTGACCGTCGCCCTGGAAGGCTTTGACCTTGTCGCTTTCGGCGCGGTCATCCCGACCCTGCTGGAGACGGCGCACTTGGGCATGGGCCGTGCCGAGGTGACGATGGTCGCCACGATCTCGCTGGTCGGGGTGGGCGTGGGGGCCGCTGCCTGCGGGCCGTTCATCGACCGGTACGGCAGACGCCTCGGACTCTTCATCAGCGTCGCCATGTTCTCCCTCTTCACCCTCGCGGTGCCACTGGCCGGTTCGGTGGCCATGCTTGCCGCGGTGCGCTTCGTCGCCGGCCTAGGGCTGGGGGCGTGTATGCCCACGGCGATCGCCCTCATGAACGAAGCCAGTTCCGTCAGGCGTCGCGCGAGCGCGACCACGGTGACGATGACCGGCTACCACGTGGGGGCCGTCGCGATGACGCTGCTGGCCCTGGCTGTGGGCCGGGACTGGCACCTGCTGTTCTACGGGGGCGGCACGCTCGGTCTGCTGGTACTGCCCTTGGTGTGGTTCGGGTTGGAGAAGAACAGCATCGCGCCCCCTTCCCCGGGTACACCTGCTGCTGCGCGCCCGCTGCGTGAACTGCGCACCCCAGGGGCGGTGGCAGCCATGGTCTCTGCCTGTGTCGCCTCGTTCATGGGTCTGCTGCTGGTGTACGGGCTCAACACGTGGCTCCCGCAGATCATGCGAGACGCCGGGTACTCCCTGACGTCTTCGCTCAGCCTGCTGCTCATCATGAATGCGGGCGCAGTGGCCGGGCTACTCCTGGCGGGCGTGGTGGCGGACCGACGCGGCATCCGGGGTTCGACGGTGGCCTGGTTCGCAGCCTCGGCACTGTTCTTGCTGCTGTTGTCCACCAGGATCGCCAACCCGGTCCTTCTGCACGCTGTCGTGTGCGTCACCGGGCTATTCGTCTTCAGCGCCCAGGGGCTCGTCTATGCCTTGGTCGCCCACCTCTTCGAGGAGCGGGTGCGCGGAACGGCGCTGGGGATGGCCTCCGGCGTCGGGCGCCTCGGCGCGATCACCGGCCCGGCGGCAACCGGCGCGTTGGCCAGCGCCGGGCTGGTCTACCCGTTCGGGTTCTACTTCTTCGGCGGTGTCGCCGTGCTCGCGGCCATCGCGGTGCGATCGATGCCCGCACACCTCAACACCGCCCAGCCGGAGTCAGCCGCGTTCGTGCGCAGCTAGGCGCACGTGCGCGGCCGGCGCACCGTACTCGTCGTAGCCCCCGATGCGCTGGGTGAGCTCGATGTGAAACGCGCCGTTGATGACCTGGGTGTAGGCGTGGATGAACGCGCCCTGATCGTCTCGGTCGTACAGCAGCCCGCACTCGCGCAACCGAGCCAGATACTCCGGTTCCAGCTCGACTCTGGAGTCAAGGTCCACGTAATAGTTTTCCGGCACGTCCAGGAAGCGCACCCCGGCCGCACGCGCCCGGCGCACTGCCGCTTCCACATCAGGGCAGGCGAACGCGATCTGTTCGATGCCGCGCGCTGCGTTGTCACGATTGTCCTCACTGGCGCTCAAGATCACCCGCAGATTCCCGGCGGCGGGGCGCAGCGGGCGGCTGCGCAGTCGCCCGCTGGGCTGGATGAATTCGGTGATCTCCCCGGCTTGCAGGCCGAACACGGTGCGGTAGAAGGACTGCTCGGAGGGCAACCGGTCGGCCGGGACACTCACGGTCAGGTGGTCGATGCCGAGCCAGTCGCCGACTTCTTCTGCGGCCGGTTCGAGCGGGGTGTAGCCGGCGCGCCAGTCCTGGGCGTGACCGCCCGGTGAGCTGAGGAAGACGTGCAGACCGTCGGGGGTGTCGATGCCGGGCAGTGCGGCCTGATAACGGCCGCGCGCTTTGCGAACCTCTGGCCAGAGCAGGGCGCGGGCGCGGGTGGCGACGTCTTGCACGTCATCAGTGATCAGCGCCAACGCGCTCACGAAGGGCCGCGACCGGGGGGCTTCCTCGGCGTCGGGCACCGGCAGGGTGGTCACGCAGACATGCGCTTCGCCGTTGCGCCACCACTGCACCGGACGGGTGGCGTGCTCACCGACATGCGTGAAACCGAGCGCGCTCAGCAGCGGGCGCACGATCTGGTCTTCGGGTTCCACCGCGAACTCCACGAAACCGGCGTCGACGCGGGCCGGCAGCGGCGGCGGGTCGAACAGATCCACCCGGGGACGCTTCGCCCCGGACAGGGCCCGCATCTCCTCCTCGAGGTGCAGCAACGAGCGCATCCCATCCAGAGCGGTCTGACGCGGGTGCGCGGTGCGCACCACGTCGCTGAACACCTCCAAGGACAGCGGACCGCGGTAGCCAGCCTCGACGACGGCGCTGACCAGCGCGGCCACCTCCAGGTTGCCCTGGCCCGGAAAGCACCGGAAGTGACGCGACCAGGACAACACGTTCATGTCCAGGCGCGGGGCGTCAGCGATCTGCATGTACAAGATGCGACTGCCTGGAACCTCGGCCAAGGCCTGTGGGCCGTCCCCGCGCGAAAGGATGTGGAAGGTGTCCACGGCGAGCCCGATGCAGGGGTGATCGGCCCGACGTACGGCCTCCCAGGCCTGGCCGACCCGGTCGATATGCCGGCCCCAGGCGAGCGCTTCGAAGGCGATGACGATGCCGTGTTCGTGGGCGACCTCGCCGACGGCGTGCAGTTGTTCTGCGCTGAGGTCGAGGTCGTCGATGGCGCTGGGCAGCGCGTTGGAGCAGGCCAGCGCGGTGTGCACACCGAGTTCTTCCATCACGGCGAACTTTTTGCGCAGTCGGCGACGAACGGGCTCGAAGCGGGCCGGATCCCACCCTTCGATGTCCCGCAACGGTTGAAACAGTTCGATGCTCAGGCCCAGGTCACGGCACCTGTGCGCGACCTCCCGCGGCGATGACGTGGCGGCGATGAGATCGTTGTCGAACAGTTCGATCCCATCGAAGCGGGCCGCCGCAATCGCGGCGAGCTTATCTTCGAGCTGACCCGACAGCGACACGGTCGCGATCGCTTTGCGCATGACTGCAGTCCCCTTTTTCTGGCCGGTCGGCCCGGCACCCCTGAAGCAACCGTAGTGGAGGCTTCCCTTAGCTACCTCCCCATCGGGTGTCGATGCTCTGACGGCCAGGCGCGGGGAAGAACGATCTGTGCGGCGAAGTGTTCGCCGGGAGCGTCCAGAAGAGCCCATCTTGACCTTGCATACCGCGAACCCGGTGGCCCAGCGAGCGCGGTCATCGTCACATGCCCGAATCTGGTGATTTGCGCACCGGGTGACCCCATCCAGGTGGACAGTGGACCCCGCGCTCCAAAGACCTACTCCCCGATACGAAAAGAGCTGCCATGATCGCGCTCCACACTGCCATCGCGATCGTCGCCATCGTCCTGCTCATCATCAAGGGCAAAGTCGATCCGATCATCTCCCTCGTCCTCGGCTGTCTGTACCTCGGCCTGGCCAGTGGCATCGGTTTCGAGGCCACCGTTGATGCCATCACCTCCGGGTTCGGCGACATCATGGCCAAGATCGGTCTGCTCATCGGGTTCGGTGTGCTCATCGGTGGGCTGCTGAACACAACCGGCACCTTCAGCCGACTGGTGACCGTGCTGCTCAAGGCAACCGGGCCGGCGCGGATTCCCTACGCCCTGGCCATTGCGCTGTCCACCATCTTCCCGGCCATCTACGTCGACGTGCAGGTCGTGCTGGGCGCCCCGGTCGCCCGCAAGAGCGCCCCGCACATCGGGCGCAACGGTTTGGCGCTGATGGCCGGGGCCCTGGGCACCGGCATCTTCTGCGGCTACGTCTTCGTCGTGCCTGGGCTGTCCGCGATCTCCATCGCCGGGCTGCTGCAGATCCCACTCGGCACGTATCTGCTGTACGGCATCGTCCTGGGCCCGTTGACTGCAGTGCTGACCACCTTCGTGTTCAGCCGGATGCTGCACCACGGCTGGTGGAAGCCTGCGCTGGACGAAGAAGAGTTCGACGAGTCGACAACCGATGACGACGACCCGATCCCCGGGCAGGACGGCGGACACCGGCTCCCGCCGCTGGCCTTGGCGCTGCTGCCGATCCTGATTCCCCTGGTCCTCATCGCGACCGGCGCCTTCGCCGGACTGGCCGGGGTGAAGAATGAGTTCCTCGGCTTCGTCGCTGACGCCAACGTGGCCATGTTCATCGGTTTGCTCGTGGCCTACGTGCTGGCCCGGCGCACCGTCGGCAGTGCGGGCACGGATGAAGCATTCTCCGCAGGCCTGCACACGACCGGTGAGATCTTGCTCGTGACCGGTGTCGGTGGTTCGCTCGGTGCGGTGATCAAGGCCACCGGACTGGCTGACGTACTCGGCTCTCTGTTCAGCGCCGACGCCGGTGCCCCGATCATCATCAGCATCCTGCTGGCCTGGTTCATCGCTGCTGTTCTGCACCTGGCGATCGGTTCGGTCTCGGTGGCGGCCATCACCGCGGCGGGCATCGTCGCCCCGATCGTCGGCTCGACCGGGGTGGCCCCCATCGCGATCGGTCTGGCGATCGCTGCCGGTTCGTTGTTCGCCCTGCAGGTCAACAGCAACTTCTTCTGGATGTTCAAGGCGCTGCTCGGCTTGAGCACCCAGGGAGCGTTGAAGACGATGACGACCGTCACCGCCATCGCCTCGTTCGTGTCGCTGCCGTTCATCATCGCGATCGCGTTCATCGTGCCCGCCTGAGCAAGCTGAGCGCACGACCCACCCCGAGGCACTCGGCTCTGCCGTGCCATCGCTTAGCTGAACCGCCCGGCCCGTGAGGGTCGGGCAGTTCCTCGTTGCGGCAGCCAAGCGGGTGGGCGCGAGGTACGTCTCGCTGTGCCGGTTGCGGCCTGCGTCGCTACGCCCGCAGCCAGACCCGCTGCCGCCGCTGGCAAGCGTTGTGATCTGCATAGATTCGCGCGCTAAACCTGGCCTTTACCGCCGCGACGCGAGAACCTGGGAGTACGAGGTCCGCCAGTGCAGGAGTCGCCATGAACGAAACACCCGTCCGCGATTTCACCGGCCAGGTCGTGCTGGGCACCACCGGTGCCGAACAGTGCGCTACCGCTGAGTTCTGGGGGGCTGCTTTCGCCGCCCGTCGCCGCCTCCCGGTGCTCTTGCTAGGCGCCTTCGGCCACGGGCCCACTGCTGCGCCGGACGCTATTTTGCTGCCGCAGATCACCGAAGATGCGCAGTTGGCCATGACCTCCTACCTGGAGCAGATGCGCACGAACCTGCAGAGTCAATACGAGAACCTGGACGTGGGCGTCGAAGCCGCACCCGGACACGCTGGACCGTGGTTGGCTGATGCGTCGCGCTCCGCCGATCTGGTCGTCGTGGGGACCCGGGGCTTGAACGGGCTGAGCGGGCTGCTGCTCGGGTCGACCTCGCAATACCTGGTCACGCATGCCCGCGGCCCGGTAGCGGTCGTGCCCTCCTCGCTGACCGAGGACCTGACTGACGGGGACCCCATCGTGTTGGGTGTGGACGGCGAGAGTGACTCCGCCGCCACCGAATTCGCGTTCGAGCAGGCCCGCACCGAGGGGCGGCCATTGGTCGCCGTGCACTCCTGGGAGCCCGGAGATCGCTGGGCCGACCGGGACGAGCGGGGACCGGCGGTGCCCACCGATGACCACCTCGACCACGTCCTGAAGGAAACCCTGGCCCAGCACACCGAACGCTTCCCTGAAGTGGAGGTGCGACGCCAAGTCGTGCGCGGCCAATCCGATGTGGCCCTGCTGGGTGCCTCGGCCCGCGCCGCGATGCTCGTCGTGGGCACCCACGGCCGCGGCGAGGTCCGCGGGTTGCTCTTCGGCTCCACCAGCATGCGACTGTTCGCACGCGCCTCCTGCCCCGCCATCGTCGTCCCGGAACGGACTCGGCAACAGTAGGTAGGCGAGCAGGTAGGCGGCTGTCGAGGCGTTGAGGCGCCTCCGCAGTCGTCTGCCCCCTCCACGGGTGGAAGCAAAAGAGTGCGGTACAGCGCGCCGCTGCACCGGAAAGCATGCCTAAACTCCGCCCACCGGTAGGAAACCGGTCGGTAACGAAGGGCGAAGGCATGAGGGAGTACGACGTCGATGTCGTGATCATCGGCTCGGGTTTCGGCGGATCGGTTGCGGCGCTGCGCCTGGCCGAGAAGGGTTACCGCGTCCGGGTGCTCGAAGCTGGACGACGCTTCGCGGACGAGGAGCTCCCACGCACGAGTTGGGATGTGCGCCGGTTCCTGTGGGCCCCGAAACTGCGCTGCTTCGGGATCCAACGCATCCACCTGCTGCGCGACGTGGTGGTGCTCGCTGGGGCCGGTGTCGGCGGCGGTTCTCTGAACTACGCCTGCACCTTGTATGTGCCCCCAGAGCCGTTCTTCGGTGACCGGCAGTGGGGCCACATCACCGACTGGCACGCCGAACTGGCGCCGCACTATGAGACCGCCTCCCGAATGCTCGGTGTCACCACCAACCCGTGCGACGGGCCCGTGGAGGAGGTGATGCGGGCAACCGCCCGCGACCTCGGCGTGCAGGACACCGTCTTCAGTACCCCGGTCGGGGTGTACTTCGGTGAACCCGCACGCACTGTCGCCGACCCTTACTTCGGCGGCGCCGGGCCGGCCCGCACCGGCTGCACCCAGTGCGGCAACTGCATGGTCGGCTGCCGGGTCGGGGCCAAGAACACCCTCGTCAAGAACTATCTGGCGCTGGCCGAACGCCTCGGCGTGCGCATCGACCCGCTGCGCACCGTCACCCGGGTGCGCCCGCTGGATGCCGCTCACCCTGACCAGGGGTACGCCGTCACCTCCGAGGCGACCGGGTCGCTGCTGCGTCGCCGTCCCGAGACGTTGCGGGCCCGGCAGGTGATCCTGGCCGCCGGGGCGTTCAATACCGGGCAGTTGCTGCACCGCTGGAAGGCCACCGGTGACCTGCCGAACCTCTCGCCAGCCACGGGGCTGTTGACCCGCACGAACTCCGAGCAGCTCAGTGCCGCCATGACCCTGGATCTGCCGGCCGAAGACCTCAGTCGCGGTGTCGCCATCACCACCTCCTTCCACGTCTCAGCCGACACCCACGTCGAGAACTGCCGGTACGGGGCCGGCTCCAACCTCATGGGCGCCATGATGGCCGTCTTCACCGACAGCGCCGGACGCCGGTCCCGGCTCCTGAGCGCAGCCCGCGAACTGGTGCGGAACCCGATCACCCAGGTGCGGGCGATGTCGCTGCACCGGTGGAGCCAACGCACGATCATCGCGCTCATCATGCAGAGCCGCGACAACTCCCTGACCACCTCCTACCGGCGCGGTCTCTTCGGCGGGCACCGGATGAGCAGCCGGCAGGGCCACGGTGAACCGAACCCGACCACGATCCCCGAGGGGGTGCGCGCCACCCGGGTGCTGGCGGCCCGGCTGGCCGAACGCACCGGCCGCAACGCGATGCCGCGCGGTTCCATCGGGGAACTGTTCGATGTGCCGATGACCGCGCACTACCTGGGCGGCGCAGTGATCTCCGACGACCCGAGTACCGGGGTGGTCGACCCCTACCAGCGGGTGTGGGGCTACCCGGGCATCACCATCGCCGACGGGGCCGCCATCAGCGCCAACCTGGGAGTGAACCCGGCCCTGACGATCACGGCGCAGGCAGAGCGGGCGATGTCGCTGTGGCCGCGCCCGGGCGAGCCGGATACTCGCCCCGCCCAGGGCGCCCGGTACACCAGGCTGGAGCCCACGCTGGACGGGATCGGGCAGAGCGATGCCGCCTACACCCCGCAAGTTCCCTCGATGGAGACCTCTTAGGACGGGAGTGCCGCCATCGCGCGCGGGCGCCCCCTGCACGTTGCGACCCGGTAGGAGCTGTCCCAGTGAGTGCGGTGACCGTCGGGAGAGGCGCCGGTGAGATCGCCGGCGCTCACCCTCACCTCGGCGGCCGTCTCAGCGGCAACGGTGTGAAACGTCTCCGGCTCTGGCTCCAGCC
Protein-coding regions in this window:
- a CDS encoding universal stress protein; its protein translation is MNETPVRDFTGQVVLGTTGAEQCATAEFWGAAFAARRRLPVLLLGAFGHGPTAAPDAILLPQITEDAQLAMTSYLEQMRTNLQSQYENLDVGVEAAPGHAGPWLADASRSADLVVVGTRGLNGLSGLLLGSTSQYLVTHARGPVAVVPSSLTEDLTDGDPIVLGVDGESDSAATEFAFEQARTEGRPLVAVHSWEPGDRWADRDERGPAVPTDDHLDHVLKETLAQHTERFPEVEVRRQVVRGQSDVALLGASARAAMLVVGTHGRGEVRGLLFGSTSMRLFARASCPAIVVPERTRQQ
- a CDS encoding GntP family permease translates to MIALHTAIAIVAIVLLIIKGKVDPIISLVLGCLYLGLASGIGFEATVDAITSGFGDIMAKIGLLIGFGVLIGGLLNTTGTFSRLVTVLLKATGPARIPYALAIALSTIFPAIYVDVQVVLGAPVARKSAPHIGRNGLALMAGALGTGIFCGYVFVVPGLSAISIAGLLQIPLGTYLLYGIVLGPLTAVLTTFVFSRMLHHGWWKPALDEEEFDESTTDDDDPIPGQDGGHRLPPLALALLPILIPLVLIATGAFAGLAGVKNEFLGFVADANVAMFIGLLVAYVLARRTVGSAGTDEAFSAGLHTTGEILLVTGVGGSLGAVIKATGLADVLGSLFSADAGAPIIISILLAWFIAAVLHLAIGSVSVAAITAAGIVAPIVGSTGVAPIAIGLAIAAGSLFALQVNSNFFWMFKALLGLSTQGALKTMTTVTAIASFVSLPFIIAIAFIVPA
- a CDS encoding GMC family oxidoreductase N-terminal domain-containing protein, translated to MREYDVDVVIIGSGFGGSVAALRLAEKGYRVRVLEAGRRFADEELPRTSWDVRRFLWAPKLRCFGIQRIHLLRDVVVLAGAGVGGGSLNYACTLYVPPEPFFGDRQWGHITDWHAELAPHYETASRMLGVTTNPCDGPVEEVMRATARDLGVQDTVFSTPVGVYFGEPARTVADPYFGGAGPARTGCTQCGNCMVGCRVGAKNTLVKNYLALAERLGVRIDPLRTVTRVRPLDAAHPDQGYAVTSEATGSLLRRRPETLRARQVILAAGAFNTGQLLHRWKATGDLPNLSPATGLLTRTNSEQLSAAMTLDLPAEDLSRGVAITTSFHVSADTHVENCRYGAGSNLMGAMMAVFTDSAGRRSRLLSAARELVRNPITQVRAMSLHRWSQRTIIALIMQSRDNSLTTSYRRGLFGGHRMSSRQGHGEPNPTTIPEGVRATRVLAARLAERTGRNAMPRGSIGELFDVPMTAHYLGGAVISDDPSTGVVDPYQRVWGYPGITIADGAAISANLGVNPALTITAQAERAMSLWPRPGEPDTRPAQGARYTRLEPTLDGIGQSDAAYTPQVPSMETS